In one uncultured Devosia sp. genomic region, the following are encoded:
- the rpmA gene encoding 50S ribosomal protein L27 produces MAHKKAGGSSRNGRDTAGRRLGVKKFGGEAVIGGNIIIRQRGTKWHPGTGVGLGKDHTIFALVDGTVSFKTRAAGKVFVSVQPAEAAE; encoded by the coding sequence ATGGCACATAAAAAAGCAGGCGGTTCATCCCGCAACGGTCGTGATACCGCTGGCCGTCGTCTTGGCGTGAAGAAGTTCGGTGGCGAAGCTGTCATTGGCGGCAACATCATCATCCGCCAGCGCGGCACCAAGTGGCACCCCGGCACCGGCGTTGGCCTGGGCAAGGACCACACCATCTTCGCACTGGTCGACGGCACCGTGTCGTTCAAGACGCGCGCCGCTGGCAAGGTCTTCGTTTCTGTCCAGCCGGCAGAGGCCGCCGAATAA
- the proB gene encoding glutamate 5-kinase gives MSANALAPYKRLTIKIGSALLVDKQGKLRAEWLAGLCADIAALKAEGRDVVIVSSGAIALGRGLLGLSALTLTLEQSQAAASAGQIALSQAWAEALGRHQIVTGQILITPNITEERRYYLNARTTIATLLGLGAVPIINENDSVATAEIRYGDNDRLSARVATMIEADCLVLLSDIDGLYTAPPAKDPDATHLPVIRAITPTIEAMAGGAASHLSRGGMTTKVEAGKIATLAGTAMIIAKGTEAHPLKALTEGGRHTLFHPAQSRAQARKRWIMGTLAVAGTLQVDAGAARALQTGKSLLPIGVTRVTGDFERSDTVAVLNPDGMEIARGLAGLDSDEARLVMGKRSDAVIELLGSGNRAALIHRDNLVLVGAMEETVDELG, from the coding sequence ATGAGCGCCAATGCCCTCGCGCCCTACAAGCGCCTGACCATCAAGATCGGTTCGGCCCTGCTGGTGGACAAGCAGGGCAAGCTGCGTGCCGAATGGCTCGCGGGGCTTTGCGCTGACATTGCCGCGCTCAAGGCCGAGGGCCGCGACGTGGTCATCGTCTCTTCGGGCGCCATTGCGCTGGGCCGAGGCCTGCTGGGTCTGTCTGCGCTGACATTGACGCTGGAGCAGAGCCAGGCCGCCGCCAGCGCCGGGCAGATTGCCCTGAGCCAAGCCTGGGCCGAGGCGCTGGGCCGGCACCAGATCGTCACCGGACAGATCCTCATCACGCCCAATATCACCGAAGAGCGGCGCTATTATCTCAACGCCCGCACCACGATCGCCACCCTCCTGGGTCTCGGCGCCGTGCCGATCATCAACGAGAATGACTCGGTCGCCACCGCCGAAATCCGCTATGGCGACAATGATCGCCTCTCGGCCCGTGTCGCCACCATGATCGAGGCCGATTGCCTGGTGCTGCTGTCCGACATCGACGGGCTCTATACCGCTCCGCCGGCAAAGGACCCCGATGCGACGCATCTGCCGGTGATCAGGGCCATCACGCCCACGATCGAAGCCATGGCCGGTGGCGCAGCCAGCCATCTGTCGCGCGGCGGCATGACCACCAAGGTCGAGGCCGGCAAGATCGCAACGCTGGCCGGCACGGCCATGATCATTGCCAAGGGCACCGAGGCGCATCCGCTGAAAGCCCTGACCGAGGGCGGCAGGCATACATTGTTCCATCCCGCCCAGAGCCGGGCCCAGGCACGCAAGCGCTGGATCATGGGCACGCTGGCCGTGGCCGGGACGCTGCAGGTCGATGCCGGCGCGGCCCGCGCGCTGCAGACCGGCAAATCCCTGCTGCCGATCGGCGTTACGCGCGTCACCGGTGATTTCGAGCGCAGCGACACTGTCGCCGTGCTCAATCCCGATGGCATGGAAATCGCGCGGGGCCTTGCTGGCCTCGACAGCGACGAGGCGCGCCTTGTCATGGGCAAGCGCAGCGACGCGGTGATCGAACTTCTGGGCAGCGGCAATCGTGCCGCATTGATCCACCGCGACAATCTGGTGCTGGTTGGCGCCATGGAGGAGACTGTCGATGAGCTTGGCTGA
- a CDS encoding nicotinate-nucleotide adenylyltransferase, producing the protein MRDSIRIPGITELPGSSAGMRIGLFGGSFNPMHEGHLLVIEETLRRLELDAIWVLVTPGNPLKDRKDLAPLADRVEAARRFIDHPRVKVTGFEAAHGFTYSWQTIRYLTQTLQDRRFVWIMGADNLVDFHRWERWRNIAAMVPISVYVRPGSARRAPASLAAHYLSRWRIDEDDAGLLADIGPRAWVYLHGRQSPLSSSAIRARRQHVKSK; encoded by the coding sequence CTGCGTGATTCCATCCGCATTCCGGGCATCACCGAACTGCCAGGCTCCAGCGCCGGCATGCGCATCGGCCTGTTCGGCGGCAGCTTCAATCCCATGCACGAGGGCCATCTCCTCGTCATTGAGGAAACGCTCCGCCGCCTCGAACTCGACGCCATCTGGGTGCTGGTGACGCCGGGTAACCCGCTGAAGGACCGAAAGGATCTGGCGCCCTTGGCCGATCGCGTCGAGGCGGCCCGCCGCTTCATCGACCATCCGCGGGTCAAGGTGACGGGCTTTGAAGCGGCCCACGGCTTCACCTATTCCTGGCAAACCATCCGCTACCTGACGCAAACGCTGCAAGACCGGCGCTTTGTCTGGATCATGGGCGCCGACAATCTGGTCGACTTCCACCGCTGGGAACGCTGGCGGAATATTGCGGCAATGGTCCCCATATCCGTCTATGTCCGCCCCGGTTCGGCCCGCCGTGCGCCGGCTTCGCTGGCTGCCCACTACCTGTCGCGCTGGCGGATTGACGAGGACGATGCGGGGCTTCTGGCGGACATCGGTCCACGCGCCTGGGTCTACCTCCATGGCCGCCAATCGCCGCTCTCGTCTTCGGCCATCAGGGCAAGGCGGCAACACGTTAAGTCAAAGTGA
- a CDS encoding type II toxin-antitoxin system VapC family toxin, which produces MDTSALIAIARKESQAMDCFSVLARTDLILISAPTLTEAFVVAGQKNVTAQLVDLLETIRLQVIPLDEAGARLAADAYSLWGKNYHPAELNYGDSFSYSLAKQMNCPLLFIGNDFSQTDIVSAI; this is translated from the coding sequence GTGGACACTTCGGCCTTGATCGCCATTGCGCGCAAGGAAAGCCAGGCGATGGACTGCTTTTCGGTTCTCGCCAGGACCGACCTCATTCTGATCTCGGCACCGACCCTGACCGAAGCCTTTGTGGTCGCCGGGCAGAAGAACGTCACCGCTCAGCTTGTAGATCTGCTTGAGACAATACGCCTGCAGGTCATTCCACTGGACGAAGCAGGTGCACGTCTGGCTGCCGACGCCTATTCGCTCTGGGGCAAAAACTATCATCCCGCCGAACTTAACTACGGTGACAGCTTTTCCTACTCTCTCGCCAAGCAGATGAACTGCCCTCTCCTCTTCATCGGCAATGACTTCTCCCAGACCGACATTGTCAGCGCCATCTGA
- a CDS encoding peptidoglycan DD-metalloendopeptidase family protein, with the protein MLAGLLLAGSANLPLMAQTETAPPAETSADDLPLRGSISTTPAPQPAGPAIPTQADVEAMEQSMTLGQDRIDALKAEIADMEGDRTRQNAALIAAAQRVKLAEIEVADVEERLAALIVQELEVRGRLDGSNAEIANVLAALERISLNPPPPLIVDPDDALGSARSAMLIAAIVPQLQAKAEAVTSDLKALTDIKTQALAEEATLKANYEVLEEEQLRIATLIAARRQGIDQRNQELESEEAEAVALASRATTLQELISSLSRRATAVNTPTPAADPDAPVLTPEQIQLALANTARTEPALPFGNVRGYLTMPANGVNVLDYGSSDGFGGLSHGVSLVTRAEAQVVAPADGWVLYKGPYLNYGQIVILNTGQNYTALLAGLDAVSVDIGQFVQMGMPLGTMGSRTIGRSVTTNAGAAQPTLYIELRQNNEPIDPTGWWANPTQSG; encoded by the coding sequence ATGCTGGCTGGCCTGCTGCTGGCGGGCTCTGCAAACCTGCCATTGATGGCCCAGACCGAGACGGCTCCACCCGCGGAAACCTCCGCAGATGATCTGCCGCTGCGCGGATCGATCAGCACCACGCCTGCCCCCCAGCCTGCTGGCCCCGCCATCCCGACCCAGGCCGATGTCGAGGCCATGGAGCAATCCATGACGCTGGGCCAGGACCGCATCGATGCGCTCAAGGCCGAAATTGCAGACATGGAAGGCGATCGCACCCGCCAGAATGCGGCCCTGATCGCGGCCGCCCAGCGGGTGAAACTGGCCGAGATCGAGGTCGCCGATGTCGAGGAGCGTCTGGCCGCGCTGATCGTCCAGGAGTTAGAGGTGCGCGGCCGGCTTGACGGCTCCAATGCCGAGATTGCCAATGTCCTGGCGGCGCTGGAGCGCATCAGTCTCAATCCGCCGCCACCCTTGATTGTCGACCCCGACGACGCTCTGGGCTCGGCTCGTAGTGCCATGCTGATCGCGGCCATCGTGCCGCAATTGCAGGCCAAGGCCGAAGCCGTGACCAGCGACCTCAAGGCCCTGACCGATATCAAGACCCAGGCGCTGGCCGAAGAGGCGACCCTCAAGGCCAACTACGAAGTGCTCGAGGAAGAGCAGCTGCGCATCGCGACGCTGATTGCCGCGCGCCGGCAGGGCATCGACCAGCGCAATCAGGAACTGGAGAGCGAGGAGGCCGAAGCCGTCGCACTCGCTTCGCGCGCCACGACGCTGCAGGAGCTGATCTCGAGCCTGTCGCGTCGCGCTACAGCGGTCAATACGCCCACCCCGGCAGCCGATCCGGATGCGCCGGTCCTGACGCCCGAGCAGATCCAGCTCGCCCTGGCCAATACCGCACGCACGGAACCGGCCCTGCCTTTCGGCAATGTGCGCGGCTATCTGACCATGCCCGCCAATGGCGTCAATGTGCTCGACTATGGCTCAAGCGATGGCTTTGGCGGCCTCAGCCATGGCGTGTCTCTGGTCACCCGCGCCGAGGCCCAGGTGGTGGCGCCGGCCGATGGCTGGGTACTCTATAAGGGCCCCTACCTCAATTACGGCCAAATCGTCATTCTCAATACGGGGCAGAACTATACGGCGCTTCTTGCTGGCCTGGACGCCGTGAGCGTCGATATCGGCCAGTTCGTCCAGATGGGCATGCCGCTGGGCACAATGGGCTCACGCACAATTGGCCGTTCCGTCACCACCAACGCTGGCGCCGCCCAGCCGACCCTCTATATTGAACTGCGACAAAACAACGAGCCCATCGATCCGACCGGGTGGTGGGCCAACCCGACACAGAGTGGATAG
- the rlmH gene encoding 23S rRNA (pseudouridine(1915)-N(3))-methyltransferase RlmH, whose translation MRITIAAVGRMKAGPERELVARYLDRAVGGGKPLALTGFDVVELSESRASSSASRKADEAKGLRAALPDGIIVALDERGKGLGSEAFANQILRWRDDGRPAASFIIGGADGIDPELVKQADLVVSFSPMVWPHQLVRIMLAEQLYRTTTILSGHPYHRGD comes from the coding sequence ATGAGGATCACGATCGCGGCTGTCGGCCGGATGAAGGCCGGGCCGGAGCGGGAACTGGTCGCCCGCTATCTCGACCGCGCTGTCGGCGGCGGCAAGCCGCTGGCACTGACCGGTTTCGATGTCGTCGAACTCTCCGAATCGCGCGCCTCCTCCTCGGCCAGCCGCAAGGCTGACGAGGCCAAGGGCCTGCGCGCCGCCCTGCCCGACGGCATCATCGTGGCGCTGGACGAACGCGGCAAGGGCCTCGGCTCGGAAGCCTTCGCCAACCAGATCCTGCGCTGGCGCGACGACGGCCGCCCCGCGGCCAGCTTCATCATCGGCGGCGCCGACGGCATCGATCCGGAACTGGTGAAACAGGCCGACCTCGTGGTCAGCTTCTCCCCCATGGTCTGGCCGCACCAGCTGGTCCGCATCATGCTGGCCGAACAGCTTTACCGCACGACGACGATCCTCAGCGGGCACCCCTATCACCGGGGCGATTGA
- a CDS encoding GNAT family N-acetyltransferase has protein sequence MNVTLTTPGFILRPPQLGDAEPMALYLNDFAVTGNLARVPFPYHLSDARAWLRTLLPTQPAEDTNFVIELPGEGAVGTVGFHMGQLGPGIGYWLGQPFWGRGIMSAAVRTTIDWFFATSQEDALLSGVFHFNAASLAIQTRLGFTETGRSNLLCLARGAEVEHIDTKLTREDFRQKQNSLLLSEGAENRHLEGQKNEVS, from the coding sequence ATGAATGTCACCCTGACCACGCCCGGCTTTATCCTCCGCCCGCCCCAGCTTGGCGATGCCGAGCCCATGGCGCTGTATCTCAATGACTTTGCCGTCACCGGCAATCTGGCGCGCGTGCCCTTTCCCTATCACCTGAGCGACGCCCGGGCCTGGCTGCGCACGCTGCTGCCTACCCAGCCGGCAGAAGACACCAATTTCGTCATCGAACTGCCGGGTGAAGGCGCAGTTGGCACGGTGGGCTTTCATATGGGACAGCTGGGTCCGGGCATCGGCTACTGGCTGGGCCAGCCCTTCTGGGGCCGGGGCATCATGAGCGCGGCAGTCCGCACCACGATCGACTGGTTCTTTGCCACCAGCCAGGAGGATGCTCTCCTGTCGGGTGTCTTTCATTTCAACGCGGCGTCCCTCGCCATTCAGACCCGTCTCGGATTTACCGAAACCGGACGCTCAAACCTGCTCTGCCTTGCGCGCGGCGCCGAGGTGGAGCATATCGACACCAAATTGACGCGCGAAGACTTCCGGCAAAAGCAAAATTCGCTTCTGTTGTCCGAAGGCGCAGAGAACAGACATCTGGAAGGCCAGAAAAATGAAGTTTCTTGA
- a CDS encoding S41 family peptidase: MRLTPLSTLAIIAALSLPAGLLIAQEPTPAPAQEEQAPPAEDQAPDQTPDQAPNEEPAPGGEQPEPTAEENAAAPRDPMEIYADLNLFGEIFDRIRAEYVDPPDEQELIRAAIQGMLTSLDPHSGYLPPQDYDDFSQDTSGEFGGLGIEVTMEDGVVKVVSPIDDTPAAKAGILSNDLIVQIDGQDVQGLTLDDAVGKMRGPLGTSVKITIAREGVDKPLDFELTRATIAMRAVRWSMEGGEEEGTGDIALLRLSRFSEQAFVGIETAIKDIYAERDGVAPKGIILDLRNNPGGLVDQSVYVADAFLKQGAVVLTRGRIPEESARYDAQPDSLDSQLASVPLVVLVNGGSASASEIVAGALQDHKRATVVGTRSFGKGSVQSIISLGPDGAMRLTTARYYTPNNRSIQALGITPDIEIKQVVPEEFQGRDEIIGEAGLAGHITIEGQEESSVGSSVYVPVEKSEDTQLQYAIRLMLGEETDDAFPPKAE; encoded by the coding sequence ATGCGCCTGACTCCCCTTAGCACGCTCGCCATCATCGCGGCGCTATCGCTGCCTGCTGGCCTGCTGATCGCCCAGGAGCCCACGCCTGCCCCCGCGCAGGAAGAACAGGCGCCACCCGCCGAAGATCAGGCACCCGACCAGACGCCGGATCAGGCACCCAATGAGGAGCCCGCGCCCGGCGGTGAACAGCCGGAGCCAACGGCGGAAGAAAACGCCGCCGCGCCGCGCGACCCGATGGAGATCTATGCCGATCTCAATCTGTTCGGCGAAATCTTCGATCGCATCCGCGCCGAATATGTCGATCCGCCGGATGAACAGGAACTGATCCGCGCCGCCATCCAGGGCATGCTGACTTCGCTCGACCCCCATTCGGGCTATCTGCCGCCGCAGGACTATGACGATTTCAGCCAGGACACTTCCGGCGAGTTCGGCGGCCTGGGCATCGAAGTCACCATGGAAGATGGCGTGGTCAAGGTCGTTTCGCCGATCGACGATACGCCTGCCGCCAAGGCCGGCATCCTTTCCAACGACCTGATCGTGCAGATCGATGGCCAGGACGTGCAGGGCCTGACGCTCGATGATGCCGTGGGCAAGATGCGCGGCCCCCTGGGCACCTCGGTCAAGATCACCATTGCCCGCGAAGGCGTTGACAAGCCGCTCGATTTCGAGCTGACCCGCGCCACCATTGCCATGCGCGCCGTGCGCTGGAGCATGGAAGGTGGCGAAGAAGAAGGCACGGGCGACATTGCCCTGCTGCGTCTCAGCCGCTTCTCCGAACAGGCCTTTGTCGGCATCGAAACCGCCATCAAGGACATCTATGCCGAACGTGACGGCGTGGCGCCCAAGGGCATCATTCTCGACCTGCGCAACAATCCGGGCGGTCTTGTCGACCAGTCGGTCTATGTCGCCGACGCCTTCCTCAAGCAGGGCGCCGTCGTGCTGACCCGCGGCCGCATTCCCGAGGAAAGCGCCCGCTATGACGCCCAGCCGGATTCGCTGGACAGCCAGCTCGCCAGCGTTCCCTTGGTGGTCCTGGTCAACGGCGGCTCGGCCTCGGCGTCGGAAATTGTCGCCGGTGCCCTGCAGGACCACAAGCGCGCAACCGTCGTGGGCACGCGCTCCTTCGGCAAGGGCTCGGTCCAGTCGATCATCTCGCTCGGCCCCGATGGCGCCATGCGCCTGACCACGGCCCGCTACTACACTCCCAACAATCGCTCGATCCAGGCCTTGGGCATTACCCCCGATATCGAGATCAAGCAGGTCGTGCCCGAGGAATTCCAGGGCCGCGACGAGATCATCGGCGAAGCAGGCCTGGCTGGTCACATCACCATCGAGGGGCAGGAAGAAAGCAGCGTCGGCTCGTCGGTCTATGTGCCGGTCGAGAAGTCGGAAGACACCCAGCTGCAGTATGCCATCCGGCTGATGCTGGGCGAGGAAACCGACGACGCCTTCCCACCGAAGGCTGAATAA
- a CDS encoding GNAT family N-acetyltransferase, translating to MTQIRTQRLILRDATVDDAHSYAAGVGEFEVARFLTPVPHPYTLAMAVDWLGKAPPSTPERSMLMIDLPDQSAIGCISLADELGFWIARPHWNKGYVTEAATALLDWHFGETTARSVSCSAHHDNVASLAVQKKLGFLPTGHQMRYSQTLQRNVDHLTHSLSRAHWQDRKDGA from the coding sequence ATGACGCAGATCCGCACCCAAAGACTGATCCTGCGCGATGCCACAGTCGACGACGCGCATAGCTATGCGGCTGGCGTGGGCGAATTTGAGGTGGCGCGCTTCCTGACGCCCGTACCCCATCCTTATACCTTGGCCATGGCCGTCGATTGGCTGGGCAAAGCACCGCCATCGACGCCCGAACGCTCCATGTTGATGATCGACCTGCCCGATCAAAGCGCCATAGGTTGCATTTCCCTGGCCGACGAACTCGGGTTCTGGATAGCCCGGCCGCATTGGAACAAGGGATATGTGACCGAAGCGGCTACGGCGCTGCTCGATTGGCATTTTGGCGAAACCACCGCACGATCGGTCTCCTGCAGCGCACACCACGACAATGTCGCCTCACTGGCGGTGCAGAAAAAACTTGGCTTCCTGCCCACCGGACACCAGATGCGCTATTCGCAGACGCTGCAACGCAACGTCGATCATCTGACGCATAGCCTGTCGCGCGCTCACTGGCAGGATCGAAAGGACGGGGCATGA
- the rsfS gene encoding ribosome silencing factor — protein sequence MIDVILDCLDDAKAEEIVAVDITGKSSLADHMVVASGRSQRHVGAVADQMVTALRDAGYGKPRLEGLPHCDWVLVDAGDVIVHIFRPEVREFYNIEKMWQADFAADQH from the coding sequence ATGATCGATGTGATCCTCGACTGCCTTGACGATGCCAAGGCCGAGGAAATTGTCGCCGTGGACATCACCGGCAAGTCCTCGCTGGCCGACCACATGGTCGTCGCTTCGGGCCGTTCGCAGCGCCATGTCGGCGCCGTGGCCGACCAGATGGTCACCGCCCTGCGCGATGCCGGCTATGGCAAGCCGCGCCTCGAGGGCCTGCCCCATTGCGACTGGGTCCTGGTCGATGCCGGCGACGTCATCGTCCACATCTTCCGCCCGGAAGTGCGCGAATTCTACAATATCGAAAAGATGTGGCAGGCCGATTTCGCGGCTGACCAGCACTAG
- a CDS encoding glutamate-5-semialdehyde dehydrogenase, protein MSLAENIQSVESVMAEIGRNARKGARALAIATPQQKQMALTVAAGAINAHRKSILEANAKDMAAAEAKGISRAFLDRLALTDARIDGIIEAVKTIADLPDPVGSVIAEWDRPNGLHIERVRTPLGVIGVIFESRPNVTADAGALAIKSGNAVILRGGSDSFHSSKAIVDCMLDGLHAARLPEDCLQLVPTTDRAAVGEMLKGLDGNVDVIVPRGGKTLVARVQDEARVPVFAHLEGLVHVYIDKSADLEKAVSVTLNSKMRRTGICGAAETLLVHKDVVATHLKPIIEALVAKGCEIRGDATVMSMIPVAKAATEEDWRTEYEDAIIAVKIVDSVEAAIAHIEHYSSHHTEAIIAEDAVAVEKFFNEIDSAILVHNASTQFADGGEFGFGGEIGIATGKMHARGPVGVEQLTSFKYRVRGSGQTRP, encoded by the coding sequence ATGAGCTTGGCTGAAAATATCCAGTCCGTCGAAAGCGTCATGGCCGAAATCGGTCGCAATGCCCGCAAGGGCGCTCGCGCTTTGGCAATCGCCACGCCGCAACAAAAGCAGATGGCCCTGACCGTCGCCGCCGGCGCCATCAATGCCCACCGCAAATCCATTCTCGAGGCCAATGCCAAGGACATGGCCGCTGCCGAGGCCAAGGGCATTTCCAGGGCCTTTCTCGACCGCCTGGCTCTGACCGATGCCCGCATCGACGGCATCATCGAGGCGGTCAAGACCATTGCCGACCTGCCCGACCCCGTGGGTTCGGTCATCGCCGAATGGGATCGGCCCAATGGCCTTCATATCGAACGCGTCCGCACCCCGCTTGGCGTCATCGGCGTGATCTTTGAATCGCGCCCCAATGTGACGGCCGATGCCGGTGCCCTGGCCATCAAATCGGGCAATGCCGTGATCCTGCGCGGCGGCAGCGACAGCTTTCATTCCAGCAAGGCCATCGTCGATTGCATGCTCGACGGTCTCCATGCCGCGCGGCTGCCCGAGGATTGCCTGCAGCTCGTGCCGACCACCGACCGCGCCGCCGTGGGCGAAATGCTCAAGGGCCTCGACGGCAATGTGGACGTCATCGTGCCACGTGGTGGCAAGACGCTCGTGGCCCGCGTGCAGGACGAGGCCCGCGTGCCAGTCTTTGCCCATCTTGAGGGTCTGGTCCATGTCTATATCGACAAGTCGGCCGATCTTGAAAAGGCGGTCAGCGTCACGCTCAATTCCAAGATGCGCCGCACAGGGATCTGTGGTGCGGCCGAAACCCTGCTCGTCCACAAGGACGTGGTTGCGACCCATCTCAAGCCCATCATCGAGGCGCTGGTGGCCAAGGGCTGCGAAATTCGTGGCGATGCGACGGTCATGTCCATGATCCCCGTGGCAAAAGCCGCGACCGAAGAGGATTGGCGCACCGAATATGAGGACGCGATCATTGCGGTGAAGATCGTCGACTCGGTGGAAGCCGCCATCGCCCATATCGAGCATTATTCCAGCCATCACACCGAAGCGATCATCGCCGAAGACGCTGTCGCCGTTGAAAAATTCTTCAACGAGATCGACTCGGCCATCCTCGTCCACAATGCCTCGACCCAGTTTGCCGACGGCGGTGAGTTCGGGTTCGGCGGCGAGATCGGCATTGCCACCGGCAAGATGCATGCCCGCGGCCCCGTCGGCGTTGAACAGCTGACCAGTTTCAAATACCGCGTCCGCGGCTCCGGTCAGACAAGGCCCTAA
- a CDS encoding type II toxin-antitoxin system prevent-host-death family antitoxin yields MDIPISRAGSELNDLVRRAEAGEEVVLTREDGEPAVRLERVPTTHETKPAWRDLTPEQRMAQLRALLDSFPEVPDDGVSAARSQDFLYDENGLPK; encoded by the coding sequence ATGGATATTCCGATCAGCCGTGCCGGTAGTGAACTCAACGACCTCGTGCGCCGTGCGGAAGCCGGCGAGGAGGTGGTTTTGACGCGTGAGGATGGCGAGCCCGCCGTGCGGCTTGAGCGGGTGCCGACCACACATGAGACCAAACCGGCATGGCGTGACCTGACGCCGGAGCAGCGGATGGCCCAACTTAGGGCTCTGCTGGACAGCTTTCCTGAGGTGCCCGACGACGGCGTTTCCGCAGCGCGCAGCCAGGATTTCTTGTACGACGAAAATGGCTTGCCGAAGTGA
- the obgE gene encoding GTPase ObgE, producing MKFLDQAKVYIRSGDGGGGAVSFLREKFVEFGGPNGGNGGRGGDIVVECVDGLNTLIDYRYQQHFKAKTGTHGMGKDRAGANGEPTVLRVPVGTQIFEDDNETLIADMTAVGQSIVLLSGGNGGFGNAHFKTSSNQAPRHANPGIPGVEKWVWLRLKLIADAGLVGLPNAGKSTFLAAVSAAKPKIAAYPFTTLHPNLGVVAIGERDFVLADIPGLIEGASEGAGIGDRFLGHIERCGVLIHLIDGTQDNVKQAYTIIRNELAAYDEVLAEKPEIVVLNKIDAIEPDDLKEKVKALKKLSKADVLQVSGVTGMGVDQVLYDVIATLDAEKAEKAEAARRKIEPNWAP from the coding sequence ATGAAGTTTCTTGACCAGGCCAAGGTCTATATCCGATCCGGCGACGGCGGCGGCGGTGCCGTCTCCTTCCTGCGGGAAAAATTCGTTGAATTCGGCGGCCCCAATGGCGGCAATGGCGGCCGCGGCGGCGACATCGTCGTCGAATGCGTCGATGGCCTTAATACGCTGATCGATTATCGCTATCAGCAGCATTTCAAGGCCAAGACCGGCACCCATGGCATGGGCAAGGACCGCGCTGGCGCCAATGGCGAACCCACCGTGCTGCGCGTGCCCGTCGGCACCCAGATCTTCGAGGACGACAACGAGACGCTGATTGCCGACATGACCGCAGTCGGCCAGAGCATCGTGCTGCTTTCGGGCGGCAATGGCGGCTTTGGCAATGCCCATTTCAAGACCTCGTCCAACCAGGCGCCGCGCCATGCCAATCCGGGCATTCCGGGCGTCGAAAAATGGGTCTGGCTGCGTCTCAAGCTCATCGCCGATGCGGGTCTCGTCGGCCTGCCCAATGCCGGCAAGTCGACTTTCCTCGCCGCTGTCTCGGCCGCCAAGCCCAAGATTGCCGCCTATCCCTTCACCACGCTCCACCCCAACCTGGGCGTGGTGGCCATCGGTGAACGCGACTTCGTGCTGGCCGATATTCCCGGCCTGATCGAAGGCGCCAGCGAGGGCGCCGGCATTGGCGACCGTTTCCTTGGCCATATCGAGCGCTGCGGCGTGCTGATCCATCTGATCGATGGCACGCAGGACAACGTCAAGCAGGCCTATACGATCATTCGCAACGAACTGGCCGCCTATGACGAAGTTCTGGCCGAAAAGCCGGAAATCGTGGTGCTCAACAAGATCGATGCCATTGAGCCCGACGACCTCAAGGAAAAGGTCAAGGCGCTGAAAAAGCTCAGCAAGGCTGATGTGCTGCAGGTTTCGGGCGTTACCGGCATGGGTGTCGATCAGGTGCTCTACGACGTCATCGCCACGCTCGATGCAGAAAAGGCCGAGAAGGCAGAAGCCGCACGACGCAAGATCGAGCCGAACTGGGCCCCCTGA
- a CDS encoding GNAT family N-acetyltransferase gives MDSIKHRLPAELTTDRLVLTTPTAAHIADIAKLANNQRIHAVMARLPFPYTEEDARFFVDEIVPTDAEQCYAILLGGETFMGVVGLHFAESLAPELGYWLGEPYWRQGYATEAARAVVAAARTAGATALRSRALLANEGSRNVLRKAGFVEIGEIIEADNNLKGETMMQMRLDFAR, from the coding sequence ATGGACAGCATCAAGCATCGCCTGCCCGCAGAGCTGACGACCGATCGCCTGGTGCTGACCACGCCGACTGCTGCCCATATTGCCGACATTGCCAAACTGGCCAACAACCAGCGCATCCACGCGGTCATGGCCCGCCTGCCCTTCCCCTATACCGAGGAAGATGCTCGCTTTTTCGTGGACGAGATTGTCCCCACCGATGCCGAGCAGTGCTACGCCATCCTGCTGGGCGGCGAGACCTTCATGGGTGTCGTGGGGCTGCACTTTGCCGAAAGTCTTGCGCCCGAGCTGGGCTATTGGCTGGGCGAACCCTATTGGAGGCAGGGCTATGCGACCGAAGCTGCCCGGGCCGTTGTCGCCGCAGCCCGGACGGCTGGCGCCACCGCTCTCCGCTCGCGCGCCCTGTTGGCCAATGAGGGCTCGCGCAATGTCCTGCGCAAGGCCGGCTTTGTCGAGATCGGTGAAATCATCGAGGCCGACAACAATCTCAAGGGCGAGACCATGATGCAGATGCGCCTGGATTTTGCCCGATGA